One region of Termitidicoccus mucosus genomic DNA includes:
- a CDS encoding HAD family hydrolase codes for MSLRPSILIVFTAIPLLFAAPAAKPAPCRATAPLASWNDGTAKKALVDYVAKVTTKGSPDYVPPAERIAVFDNDGTLWTEQPLYFQIAFAFHQVGVLAPRHPEWQTTEPYASILRGDIKAALDGGESIINEIVTVTHTGMTTGEFAAHVQAWLDTARHPRFNRPYTECVYQPMLEVLRYLRDHGFKTFIVSGGTADFIRVFAERVYGIPPEQVIGATFATRYEPRPGGNGGPAIVITPRLGHDNDKAGKPVGIHAQIGRPPLLAFGNSDGDYQMLEYTTGTPGRPRLGFIVRHTDADREYAYDRGSPIGALDKALDHAASKNWILIDMKTDWKTVHPEP; via the coding sequence ATGAGTCTCCGCCCTTCCATCCTCATTGTCTTCACCGCGATCCCGCTTCTCTTCGCCGCGCCCGCCGCCAAACCCGCTCCCTGCCGCGCCACCGCTCCCCTCGCCTCGTGGAACGACGGCACCGCGAAAAAGGCGCTCGTCGATTACGTCGCGAAAGTCACCACCAAGGGCTCGCCCGACTACGTGCCGCCCGCCGAACGCATCGCCGTTTTCGACAACGACGGCACGCTCTGGACCGAGCAGCCCCTCTATTTCCAAATCGCCTTCGCCTTCCACCAAGTCGGTGTCCTCGCCCCCCGTCATCCCGAGTGGCAAACCACCGAACCCTACGCCAGCATTCTGCGGGGCGATATCAAGGCCGCGCTCGATGGCGGCGAGAGCATCATCAACGAAATCGTCACCGTCACCCACACCGGCATGACGACCGGGGAGTTCGCCGCCCACGTCCAGGCCTGGCTCGACACCGCCAGGCATCCGCGGTTCAACCGCCCCTACACCGAGTGCGTTTACCAGCCCATGCTGGAGGTGCTCCGCTACCTCCGTGACCACGGCTTCAAGACCTTTATTGTCTCCGGCGGCACCGCCGATTTCATACGCGTTTTCGCCGAGCGCGTTTACGGCATTCCGCCCGAGCAGGTCATCGGCGCCACCTTCGCCACCCGATACGAACCCCGGCCCGGCGGAAACGGCGGCCCCGCCATCGTCATCACCCCGCGCCTCGGCCACGACAACGACAAGGCGGGCAAACCCGTCGGCATCCACGCGCAAATCGGCCGCCCTCCGCTGCTCGCCTTCGGCAACTCCGACGGCGACTACCAGATGCTCGAATACACCACCGGCACGCCTGGACGGCCCCGGCTTGGCTTCATCGTGCGCCACACCGACGCCGACCGCGAATACGCCTACGACCGCGGCTCTCCCATCGGAGCCCTGGACAAGGCGCTCGACCATGCCGCCTCCAAGAACTGGATACTCATCGACATGAAGACCGACTGGAAAACCGTCCACCCGGAGCCATAA
- a CDS encoding outer membrane beta-barrel protein — MKTTTASIRIMGALLITLGSTLAATAQTSPPTPQSVAPNYTPPKNDPKYYYQDEIQSRSRAWDFYLTVGYVFFDDVKMNNQTIYDWNPAVENYRTGNLKLDFDDSFSFGFGFAYNFNDKLSVGAEFSFSQPDYDATFYQTSGPTDDNGQTFRLSGDADVYTGNAFVQYNFMTGKFTPYVRGNVGFMYIDTGIPTGSPEYYWFWDYWWGGYDVYSSTPTQDDTYFSLGATAGLRYDFGNHVFGTLSYTADWVDTPREWSVNQRISVSVGWNY; from the coding sequence ATGAAAACGACAACCGCCAGCATACGCATCATGGGCGCGCTCTTGATCACGCTCGGATCAACTCTCGCAGCCACCGCCCAGACCTCGCCTCCCACGCCCCAATCGGTTGCGCCCAACTACACGCCGCCGAAAAACGATCCGAAATATTATTATCAGGACGAAATCCAGTCCCGCTCCCGCGCGTGGGATTTTTACCTGACCGTCGGTTATGTGTTTTTTGACGATGTCAAAATGAATAACCAGACCATCTATGACTGGAATCCCGCCGTGGAAAATTACCGGACAGGAAACCTGAAGCTCGATTTCGACGATTCATTTTCCTTCGGGTTCGGCTTTGCCTATAATTTTAATGATAAATTGTCGGTTGGCGCGGAATTTTCGTTTTCCCAGCCCGATTATGACGCCACATTTTATCAGACCTCAGGCCCTACGGATGACAATGGGCAAACATTCCGGCTCTCCGGCGATGCCGATGTGTATACAGGCAATGCCTTCGTCCAATATAATTTCATGACCGGCAAATTCACCCCGTATGTGCGGGGCAATGTCGGGTTCATGTATATCGACACGGGCATTCCGACAGGTTCTCCCGAATACTATTGGTTTTGGGACTATTGGTGGGGCGGCTACGATGTTTACAGCAGCACCCCGACACAAGATGACACATATTTCTCGCTGGGAGCGACGGCGGGCCTGCGTTATGATTTTGGCAATCATGTGTTTGGCACGTTATCCTATACTGCCGACTGGGTCGATACTCCCCGCGAATGGAGTGTAAATCAAAGAATCAGCGTCTCCGTCGGATGGAATTACTAG
- a CDS encoding RNA polymerase sigma factor, with protein sequence MSTKAQDVAFDQLLVDRFKSGDASAFDEMVSRYWARIYAMVHQLLRNPQDAEEVTQDAFIRAHRGLVNFRGESAFSTWLYQIATNLARNRYWYWWRRKRDKTVSFDQPVGDDTTMPLSEVFAAEAAAPDDEAVTQEFVDRIAFGMEKLNAKHREILILRNMKNLSYEEIAEILRISVGTVKSRIARARESLRAKMGEDFK encoded by the coding sequence ATGTCAACGAAAGCACAGGACGTGGCCTTCGACCAGTTGTTGGTGGACCGCTTCAAGAGCGGCGACGCGTCGGCGTTTGACGAGATGGTATCTCGCTATTGGGCACGCATTTACGCGATGGTGCACCAGCTCTTGCGCAACCCGCAGGACGCCGAGGAAGTGACTCAGGACGCATTTATCCGCGCCCACCGCGGCTTGGTGAATTTTCGCGGCGAGTCGGCGTTCTCAACTTGGCTTTACCAGATCGCGACGAATCTCGCGCGCAACCGGTATTGGTATTGGTGGCGCCGCAAGCGCGACAAGACCGTGTCGTTCGACCAGCCCGTGGGGGACGACACCACCATGCCGCTTTCTGAGGTGTTTGCCGCCGAGGCCGCCGCGCCGGATGACGAGGCCGTCACGCAGGAATTTGTCGATCGCATCGCGTTCGGCATGGAAAAACTCAACGCGAAACACCGCGAAATCCTGATTTTGAGAAACATGAAAAACCTATCCTACGAGGAAATCGCGGAGATCCTGCGCATCTCTGTCGGCACGGTGAAAAGCCGCATCGCCCGCGCCCGTGAAAGTCTTCGCGCAAAAATGGGGGAAGACTTCAAATGA
- a CDS encoding pyruvate carboxylase subunit B gives MTKPIVFNNTVLRDGHQSLAATRMTTAQMLPALADLDAMGFGALETWGGATIDSGLRFLDEFPFDRLDAIKRGTPKTPHMMLLRGQNIVQYENFPDDVVETFVKMSAKHGMDIFRVFDALNDPRNIQTAVRAVIAAGKHAQGVICYTTSPVHNVEGFIKLGVELEKMGCHSICLKDMAGLVPPADAAAIIGGLKAKVKIPVILHTHETAGLGIPTYLAAINAGVDAVDTSITPFANGTAQPDTLLMMAVLAGNPRKPDYDKARLAKLREHFTGVYAELGKFTGRKNEVIDTDTLTYQVPGGMLSNFRTQLKDMKMEDRFEEVFAEIPVVRKALGWIPLVTPTSQIVGTQAVLNVKFGRWKNFAPAAMDIALGYYGRPPAPVDPEVQKLAAKLTGKDVITCRPADLKKPRMAELKEQLRAAGLPDDDEHAVIHAMFPMQLKEHYDRKKKAAQPAAAEPAPAAPVARQPAPAAVAGRKAVGEPQRIALTINGRRTEAVVEEIA, from the coding sequence ATGACCAAACCAATCGTCTTCAACAACACCGTGCTGCGCGACGGCCATCAATCGCTCGCCGCCACGCGCATGACCACCGCGCAAATGCTGCCCGCGCTCGCCGACCTCGACGCGATGGGTTTCGGCGCGCTCGAAACCTGGGGCGGCGCAACCATCGATTCTGGGCTCCGGTTTCTCGACGAGTTTCCCTTTGACCGCCTCGATGCCATCAAGCGCGGCACGCCGAAGACGCCCCACATGATGCTCCTGCGCGGGCAAAACATCGTCCAATACGAAAACTTCCCCGACGACGTGGTGGAAACCTTCGTGAAAATGTCGGCCAAGCACGGCATGGACATCTTTCGCGTTTTCGACGCGCTCAACGACCCGCGCAACATCCAGACCGCCGTCCGCGCCGTCATCGCCGCCGGCAAGCATGCCCAGGGGGTCATCTGCTACACCACCTCGCCCGTGCACAACGTCGAAGGCTTCATCAAGCTCGGGGTCGAGCTTGAGAAAATGGGCTGCCATTCGATCTGCCTGAAGGACATGGCCGGACTCGTGCCGCCCGCCGACGCCGCGGCCATCATCGGCGGGCTGAAGGCGAAGGTGAAAATCCCCGTCATCCTCCACACGCACGAAACCGCCGGCCTCGGCATCCCGACCTACCTCGCCGCCATCAACGCCGGCGTTGACGCCGTGGACACCTCCATCACGCCCTTCGCCAACGGCACCGCGCAGCCCGACACGCTGCTCATGATGGCCGTGCTCGCAGGCAACCCGCGCAAGCCCGACTACGACAAAGCCCGCCTCGCGAAACTGCGCGAGCATTTCACGGGCGTGTACGCCGAGCTCGGCAAATTCACGGGCCGCAAGAACGAGGTCATCGACACCGACACGCTCACCTACCAAGTCCCCGGCGGCATGCTTTCCAACTTCCGCACACAGCTCAAGGACATGAAAATGGAGGACCGCTTCGAGGAGGTCTTTGCCGAGATTCCCGTCGTCCGCAAGGCGCTCGGCTGGATACCGCTCGTCACGCCCACCTCGCAGATCGTCGGCACGCAGGCGGTGCTCAACGTGAAGTTCGGCCGCTGGAAAAACTTCGCCCCAGCCGCGATGGACATTGCGCTCGGCTACTATGGACGCCCGCCCGCGCCGGTCGATCCCGAGGTGCAAAAACTGGCCGCCAAACTCACCGGCAAGGACGTCATCACCTGCCGCCCCGCCGACCTGAAAAAGCCGCGCATGGCCGAACTCAAGGAACAACTCCGCGCCGCCGGCCTGCCCGACGACGACGAGCACGCGGTCATCCACGCGATGTTCCCGATGCAGTTGAAGGAACACTACGACCGCAAAAAGAAGGCCGCGCAGCCCGCCGCCGCCGAGCCCGCTCCCGCGGCGCCGGTTGCGCGGCAGCCCGCGCCTGCGGCGGTCGCAGGCCGGAAGGCCGTCGGCGAGCCGCAGCGCATCGCCCTCACGATCAACGGTCGCCGCACCGAGGCCGTGGTCGAGGAAATCGCCTGA
- the prfB gene encoding peptide chain release factor 2 (programmed frameshift), which yields MIAPETFSHIENIKKRAGHLWRFLDVDQKTREIEALEAQMGAPDFWDNNERAQQHIAKLNGLKRSVLPVAAFRKKVDDLDVMVELVETAGGEEQEMYAKELDTTTLAMVEELDGIEIASFLTGQFDKNNAILSIQSGAGGTESNDWADMLFRMYSRWAERQGFEIEVQDVQPGDQAGISRATLLVKGENAYGYAKAERGVHRLVRISPFDSNKRRHTSFCAVDVIAEINDEIKIDIPESELRVDVYRSSGKGGQGVNTTDSAVRITHIPSGIVVVCQNERSQIKNRASAMSVLKARLYEKRLDEQRSEMERFYGEKGEIGWGSQIRSYVLQPYQMVKDLRTGVETSDTQGVLDGEIDRFINGWLRAGCPRHRNKDIQMEE from the exons ATGATCGCTCCCGAAACCTTCTCCCACATCGAAAACATCAAAAAGCGCGCCGGGCACTTATGGAGGTTTCTT GACGTCGACCAAAAGACCCGCGAGATAGAGGCGCTCGAGGCCCAGATGGGCGCGCCCGATTTTTGGGACAACAATGAGCGCGCCCAGCAGCACATCGCCAAGCTGAACGGCCTGAAGCGCTCCGTCCTGCCCGTCGCCGCGTTCCGGAAGAAAGTCGATGACCTCGACGTGATGGTCGAGCTGGTCGAGACCGCCGGGGGCGAGGAGCAGGAAATGTATGCGAAGGAGCTCGACACCACCACGCTCGCGATGGTCGAGGAGCTCGACGGCATCGAAATCGCGTCCTTCCTCACCGGCCAGTTCGACAAGAACAACGCCATCCTCTCCATCCAGTCCGGCGCCGGCGGCACCGAGTCGAACGACTGGGCCGACATGCTCTTCCGCATGTACAGCCGCTGGGCGGAGCGCCAGGGCTTTGAGATCGAGGTGCAGGACGTGCAACCCGGCGACCAGGCCGGCATCAGCCGCGCCACGCTCCTCGTCAAGGGCGAAAACGCCTACGGCTACGCGAAGGCCGAGCGCGGCGTGCATCGCCTCGTGCGCATCAGCCCGTTCGATTCCAACAAGCGCCGGCACACGTCGTTTTGCGCGGTGGATGTGATCGCCGAGATCAACGACGAGATCAAGATCGACATCCCCGAAAGCGAGCTGCGCGTGGACGTTTACCGTTCCTCCGGCAAGGGCGGCCAGGGCGTCAACACGACGGACTCGGCCGTGCGCATCACGCACATCCCGAGCGGCATCGTGGTGGTCTGCCAGAACGAGCGTTCGCAAATCAAGAACCGCGCCAGCGCGATGAGCGTGCTGAAGGCGCGGCTCTACGAAAAACGCCTCGACGAGCAGCGCAGCGAAATGGAGCGCTTCTACGGCGAGAAAGGCGAGATCGGCTGGGGCAGCCAGATTCGCAGCTACGTGCTGCAACCCTACCAGATGGTGAAGGACTTGCGCACGGGCGTCGAGACGAGCGACACGCAGGGCGTGCTCGACGGCGAGATCGACCGCTTCATCAATGGCTGGCTGCGCGCCGGCTGCCCGCGCCACCGCAACAAGGACATCCAGATGGAAGAGTGA
- a CDS encoding phenylpyruvate tautomerase MIF-related protein, translated as MPYLKIQTNLPLTKKAERNVLKNASALVAAELEKPEEFVMVAIQPDTPMLFSGSDDPVAFLELKSVGLPGRKTKRLSQALCALIKDHLGVPEERVYVKFIDVNRGMWGWKGGTF; from the coding sequence ATGCCCTACCTGAAAATCCAGACCAATCTTCCGCTCACCAAAAAGGCCGAGCGCAACGTGCTCAAAAACGCCTCCGCCCTCGTCGCCGCCGAGCTTGAGAAACCGGAGGAATTTGTGATGGTCGCGATCCAGCCGGACACGCCGATGCTTTTCTCGGGCAGCGACGACCCGGTGGCGTTTCTCGAATTGAAGAGCGTCGGCCTGCCGGGGCGGAAGACAAAAAGGCTCAGCCAGGCGCTTTGCGCGCTGATCAAAGACCACCTCGGCGTGCCGGAGGAGCGTGTCTATGTGAAATTCATCGACGTAAACCGCGGCATGTGGGGCTGGAAGGGCGGCACATTCTGA
- a CDS encoding HD domain-containing protein, translating to MPLTRITQQIRFIAEADKLKEILRQTLCSQSRRQENDAEHSWHLALLVMTLAEHGNTPGLDQLRVLKMVVIHDLVEIDAGDTFAYDTARMADQHAREARAADRIFGLLPEDQAREFRALWDEFEAKETPEAKFAAAVDRFQPMLLNCLTGGAAWRRHGIKYAQVIARNQHIADGSKILWDYARQMLDEAVAAGHLAK from the coding sequence ATGCCGCTCACACGCATCACGCAGCAAATCCGCTTCATCGCCGAGGCGGACAAACTCAAGGAGATCCTGCGCCAGACGCTTTGCTCGCAAAGCCGCCGGCAGGAAAATGACGCCGAGCATTCCTGGCATCTCGCGCTGCTCGTCATGACGCTGGCCGAGCACGGCAACACGCCCGGCCTCGACCAGCTTCGCGTGCTGAAAATGGTCGTCATCCACGATCTCGTGGAAATCGACGCCGGGGACACTTTCGCCTACGATACCGCGCGCATGGCCGACCAGCACGCGCGCGAGGCGCGCGCGGCGGACCGGATTTTCGGATTGCTGCCGGAGGATCAGGCGCGGGAGTTCCGGGCGTTGTGGGATGAGTTTGAGGCGAAGGAGACGCCCGAGGCGAAATTCGCCGCCGCCGTGGACCGTTTCCAGCCGATGCTGCTCAATTGTCTCACCGGCGGCGCGGCGTGGCGCAGGCACGGCATCAAATACGCCCAGGTCATCGCGCGAAACCAGCACATCGCCGACGGCTCAAAAATCCTCTGGGACTACGCGCGCCAGATGCTCGACGAAGCCGTCGCCGCCGGGCATCTGGCGAAATAG
- a CDS encoding O-acetylhomoserine aminocarboxypropyltransferase/cysteine synthase family protein, translated as MHYKGLGTKALHAGQQVDPTTGSRAVPIYQTTSYGFRDTAHAANLFGLRELGNIYTRLMNPTTDVFEQRVAALEGGTAALAHASGQAAITNAILNVAGAGDHIVSVSQLYGGTYTLFHYTLKKLGIDVTFVDALDPDSFRRALRPNTKAFYGEGLGNPALNIFPFEEVSKIAREAGVPVIIDNTCLSPILNRPFEWGVNVVVHSSTKYIGGHGTSIAGIVVDGGNFDWSASGRFPGMTEPDPSYHGLKHWEAFGSFAPAGGANIAYAMKMRLQLLRDTGGCISPFNSFLMLQGLETLHLRMARICDNALKTAQYLAAHDKVAWTNYPGLKESPHHGAAKKYLSGGYGGLIGFGVKGGYDAGRKLIESLQMFSHVANIGDARSLAIHPASTTHSQLNEAELGSAGVSPDFIRLSIGTEDFVDIEADLAQALAQL; from the coding sequence ATGCACTACAAAGGTCTTGGCACCAAAGCCCTCCACGCGGGCCAGCAAGTTGACCCCACCACCGGCTCCCGCGCCGTTCCGATCTACCAGACGACCAGCTACGGTTTCCGCGACACCGCCCACGCCGCGAACCTCTTCGGCCTGCGCGAACTCGGCAACATCTACACCCGCCTCATGAACCCGACGACCGACGTGTTCGAGCAACGCGTCGCCGCGCTCGAAGGCGGCACCGCCGCGCTCGCGCACGCCTCGGGCCAGGCCGCCATCACCAACGCCATCCTCAACGTCGCCGGCGCCGGCGACCACATCGTCTCCGTCTCCCAGCTCTACGGCGGCACCTACACGCTCTTCCACTACACGCTCAAGAAACTCGGCATCGACGTCACCTTCGTCGATGCGCTCGACCCCGACTCCTTCCGCCGCGCGCTCCGCCCCAACACCAAGGCCTTCTACGGCGAGGGCCTCGGCAATCCCGCGCTCAACATCTTCCCCTTCGAGGAAGTCTCCAAAATCGCGCGCGAGGCCGGCGTCCCCGTCATCATCGACAACACCTGCCTCTCGCCCATCCTCAACCGCCCCTTCGAATGGGGCGTCAACGTCGTCGTCCACTCCTCCACGAAATACATCGGCGGCCACGGCACCTCCATCGCCGGCATCGTCGTTGACGGGGGCAACTTCGACTGGTCGGCCAGCGGCCGCTTCCCCGGCATGACCGAGCCCGACCCGAGCTACCACGGCCTCAAGCACTGGGAGGCGTTCGGCAGCTTCGCGCCCGCCGGCGGCGCCAACATCGCCTACGCCATGAAAATGCGCCTCCAGCTCCTCCGCGATACCGGCGGCTGCATCTCGCCCTTCAATTCCTTCCTCATGCTCCAGGGCCTCGAAACCCTGCACCTGCGCATGGCGCGCATCTGCGACAACGCGCTCAAGACCGCCCAATACCTCGCCGCCCACGACAAGGTCGCCTGGACCAACTATCCCGGGCTGAAAGAAAGCCCGCACCACGGGGCCGCCAAGAAGTATTTGTCCGGCGGATACGGCGGATTGATCGGCTTCGGCGTGAAGGGCGGATACGATGCCGGGCGCAAGCTCATCGAGTCGCTGCAAATGTTCTCGCACGTGGCCAACATCGGCGACGCCCGCTCGCTCGCCATCCACCCCGCGAGCACGACGCACAGCCAGCTCAACGAAGCCGAGCTGGGCTCGGCCGGCGTCTCCCCCGACTTCATCCGCCTCTCCATCGGCACGGAGGATTTCGTGGACATCGAGGCCGACCTCGCGCAAGCCCTCGCGCAGCTCTGA
- the thrH gene encoding bifunctional phosphoserine phosphatase/homoserine phosphotransferase ThrH, with translation MKKQAIITMDLEGVLVPEIWIAVAEKTGIAELRRTTRDEPDYDKLMRERLAILDRHKLGLSDIQAVIDTLAPLPGAKAFLDELRARAQVILLSDTFEQFAQPLMRQLAWPTLLCHRLVVESDRITDYAIRFPNHKQATVAALKKLNYRVISAGDSFNDTTMLGEADTGYLFHSPQNVRALFPQFPAYDDYEELLAAMKNQLGEEK, from the coding sequence GTGAAAAAACAAGCCATCATCACCATGGACCTGGAGGGCGTGCTCGTGCCCGAAATCTGGATCGCCGTCGCCGAGAAAACCGGCATCGCCGAACTCCGCCGCACCACGCGCGACGAGCCGGACTATGACAAGCTCATGCGCGAGCGGCTCGCCATCCTCGACCGGCACAAGCTCGGCCTCTCCGACATCCAGGCGGTAATCGACACCCTCGCCCCGCTCCCCGGCGCCAAGGCCTTTCTCGACGAGCTCCGCGCCCGCGCCCAGGTCATCCTGCTCTCCGACACCTTCGAGCAATTCGCCCAGCCGCTCATGCGCCAGCTCGCCTGGCCCACCCTGCTCTGCCACCGCCTCGTCGTGGAGAGCGACCGCATCACCGATTACGCCATCCGCTTTCCCAACCACAAACAGGCGACCGTCGCCGCGCTGAAGAAACTCAACTACCGCGTCATTTCCGCCGGCGACTCCTTCAACGACACCACGATGCTCGGCGAAGCCGACACCGGTTACCTCTTCCACTCCCCGCAAAACGTCCGCGCGCTCTTCCCGCAATTCCCCGCCTACGACGACTACGAGGAACTCCTCGCGGCGATGAAAAACCAACTTGGCGAGGAGAAGTGA
- the smpB gene encoding SsrA-binding protein SmpB — MSAAKKKSEKRYTEIRNAKAGRDYFVDERFEAGIVLKGTEVKSIRAGRAQINDAFGRFEKGELWLHGAHIEEYAFGNIYNHDARSVRKLLLHRHEIRKIAQALQAGGRALIPLRMYFKDGLVKLEVALCSGKKLFDKRDDLKKRAELREVEKALKYRRR, encoded by the coding sequence ATGTCCGCCGCCAAGAAAAAATCCGAGAAACGCTACACCGAAATCCGCAACGCCAAGGCCGGGCGGGATTATTTCGTGGACGAGCGTTTCGAGGCGGGGATCGTCCTCAAGGGCACCGAGGTGAAGTCCATCCGCGCCGGCCGCGCGCAAATCAACGACGCCTTCGGCCGCTTTGAGAAAGGCGAACTCTGGCTCCACGGCGCGCACATCGAGGAATATGCCTTCGGCAACATCTACAACCACGACGCCCGCAGCGTCCGCAAGCTGCTGCTTCACCGCCATGAAATCCGAAAGATCGCCCAGGCGCTCCAGGCCGGCGGACGCGCGCTCATCCCGCTGCGCATGTATTTCAAGGACGGCCTCGTGAAACTCGAAGTTGCGCTCTGCTCCGGCAAAAAGCTCTTCGACAAACGCGACGACCTCAAAAAGAGGGCCGAACTGCGCGAAGTCGAAAAAGCGCTCAAATACCGGCGGCGCTAA
- a CDS encoding DNA-directed RNA polymerase subunit omega, which produces MRDDYLKEAHKVIPDANLLVNVVSRRVKQLKHGSRPLVESLEKLSSEDIALREIIEGKISYETASK; this is translated from the coding sequence ATGAGAGACGACTACCTGAAGGAAGCCCACAAAGTCATCCCCGACGCCAACTTGCTCGTAAACGTCGTGTCCCGTCGCGTGAAGCAGCTCAAGCACGGCAGCCGTCCCTTGGTCGAGTCGCTGGAAAAACTCTCCTCCGAGGACATCGCGCTGCGCGAGATCATCGAGGGCAAGATCAGCTACGAAACCGCCTCCAAGTAA
- a CDS encoding cation:proton antiporter: MNEIEVIICLLLLFMSVPDLCGSLGRPALAYPVFVVSGLLLAPLAEPSVRNMLIEAGHVGFLLLLFEVGLEIELPRLRVFARPLARAFLWSLIQYPLVFALAYYLAGLKPVGCFIACAAFTGCSVGMGYPGWKNYPGLADDRRRQILLMMLALEIFSIVLLSVETTLYQSGVRWVLVAQLAGIAVVVGFIGWFSRHLKTLFEHILKRTTRWRVHLVVLLVLVVCAIGQRLGLSATKTAFFLGLFLSHITHEGKRLEHFIAPISRRFLIPIFFFALGLQIPRELIFSQLGLGALAAAAMVLLLRWGLHRFVFSIGGDRRAFLLLCPNLTIAALAAGTLLHDGTAERAASWVLLTGLFITIPSIVLLPSQKEDGSLPDTTRSKPPASRPPFPAGETP; this comes from the coding sequence ATGAACGAAATCGAAGTCATCATCTGCCTCCTGCTGCTCTTCATGAGCGTGCCCGATCTCTGCGGCAGCCTCGGCCGGCCCGCGCTGGCGTATCCGGTGTTCGTGGTGTCCGGCCTGCTCCTCGCGCCCCTCGCCGAACCCTCCGTGCGCAACATGCTCATCGAGGCCGGCCATGTCGGTTTTTTGCTGCTCCTGTTCGAAGTCGGCCTCGAAATCGAGCTGCCGCGCCTGCGCGTGTTCGCGCGTCCGCTGGCGCGCGCGTTCCTCTGGTCGCTGATCCAGTATCCGCTCGTTTTCGCGCTCGCCTATTACCTCGCCGGGCTCAAGCCCGTCGGCTGCTTCATCGCCTGCGCCGCCTTCACCGGCTGCTCGGTCGGCATGGGTTATCCCGGCTGGAAAAACTACCCCGGCCTCGCCGACGACCGCCGCCGGCAAATTCTCCTGATGATGCTCGCGCTGGAAATCTTTTCCATCGTGCTGCTCTCCGTCGAGACCACGCTCTACCAAAGCGGCGTGCGCTGGGTGTTGGTCGCGCAGCTTGCCGGCATCGCCGTCGTGGTCGGCTTCATCGGCTGGTTTTCGCGCCACCTGAAAACCCTGTTCGAGCACATCCTGAAACGCACCACGCGCTGGCGCGTGCACCTTGTCGTGCTGCTCGTGCTCGTCGTGTGCGCCATCGGCCAGCGCCTCGGCCTGTCCGCCACCAAGACCGCCTTTTTCCTCGGCCTCTTCCTCAGCCACATCACTCACGAGGGCAAACGGCTCGAGCACTTCATCGCCCCCATCAGCCGCCGCTTCCTCATCCCGATCTTTTTCTTCGCGCTCGGCCTGCAAATCCCCCGCGAGCTCATCTTCTCGCAGCTCGGCCTCGGCGCGCTCGCCGCCGCGGCGATGGTCTTGTTGCTGCGCTGGGGGCTGCACCGCTTTGTGTTTTCCATCGGCGGCGACCGCCGCGCCTTCCTGCTCCTCTGCCCCAACCTCACCATCGCCGCGCTCGCCGCCGGCACGCTGCTGCACGACGGCACGGCCGAGCGCGCCGCTTCCTGGGTGCTGCTCACCGGCCTGTTCATCACCATCCCGTCCATCGTTTTGCTGCCGAGCCAGAAGGAAGACGGGAGCCTGCCCGACACTACCCGCTCCAAACCGCCCGCCTCCCGTCCGCCCTTTCCCGCCGGAGAAACTCCTTGA
- a CDS encoding REP-associated tyrosine transposase produces MDIPLPRRPVRKTERLRRGRISIPEAVYFLTVCTHRRAPVLLREENIPCLRDAFGAMTGDDAKLFAATIMPDHAHLLFRLGRRLALGRVMAKFKTLARGGGRQGWRWQENGFEHRLRPDEPAEHYAFYIFMNPYRAGLAPMEEPWPFWTCPEPRRFLFPKHLDAKGAPPPEWLDEIERIAPRLRTGE; encoded by the coding sequence ATGGACATTCCGCTCCCAAGGCGCCCCGTGCGAAAAACGGAACGGCTCCGACGTGGACGGATTTCTATCCCGGAGGCCGTTTATTTTCTCACCGTTTGCACCCACCGGCGCGCGCCCGTCCTACTCCGAGAGGAGAACATCCCGTGCCTGCGCGATGCGTTTGGCGCGATGACCGGGGACGACGCGAAATTGTTCGCGGCAACCATCATGCCGGACCATGCGCACTTGCTGTTCAGGCTGGGTCGGCGTCTCGCGCTCGGCCGGGTCATGGCCAAATTCAAGACACTGGCGCGCGGGGGCGGACGCCAAGGCTGGCGCTGGCAGGAAAACGGCTTCGAGCACCGCCTGCGCCCGGATGAGCCGGCGGAACATTATGCGTTTTATATTTTCATGAATCCCTACCGGGCCGGCCTCGCGCCAATGGAGGAGCCGTGGCCGTTTTGGACATGTCCCGAGCCGCGGCGTTTTTTGTTCCCCAAGCATCTTGACGCGAAGGGCGCACCGCCTCCGGAATGGCTGGACGAGATTGAGAGAATCGCGCCGCGCCTGCGCACGGGCGAATGA